GAGCGTGCCGTAGGGTTTGTTCGTGGTTTTCTTATTGCCGAACAGGCGCGTCATCATCTGGTAAATGATGAGCTTCCGGTCTTCGGGCTGTTCTTCGGTGGTATTCGGGTCGGCAGTAGACACGGCAGCAGAAACTGGAGGCGCGGCCTTGGAGGCCAGTGCCAAAGCAGAAGAATCGGGAGAGGCCAGGGCCGCTGGCACCGAGGTAGAGGAGGCGTAGCCCCCCAGCCCCAGGGCCAGCGCCGCGGCGGGCAGCAGTAGGTGTTTCATGTATACAATAGGGTCAGGACGGTGTGGGAAATGCGAGGAGAATGTGCTTAAATGTGGGAAATGTAGGTGAATGTGGAGCGAATGTGCAGCATGTGAAGAATGTGGGAATGTGCGAAAGTCATGAACGACACAGCCGCTGGTTTCTCATATCCTGCACATTTTCACATTCAGCCACATTCCCAACCCATTTCCCACATTCAAAAAACTCACCATTCCTGGCTGAGCGGGTGAATCATCAGCTCGTCGACTACCACGTGGGCGGGGGCTTCCAGCACGTAGCGCACGGCCTGGGCCACGTCGGAGGGCCGCAGGTGGGTGCGCTCGGCCTCGGGGGAGCCGGGCTTGGAGTCGTTGAAGTAGGTGTCCACGAGGCCGGGGTAAATGGTGCTGACTTTCACGCCGTAGGGCCGCACTTCCTTGCGCAGGGAGCCCAGCAGGGCATCCTGGGCGTACTTGCTGGCCCCGTAGATGGTGCCGTGCTCGAAGGTGCGCCGGCTCACGTCGGAGGCAATGCCTATGATGTGGCCGCTGCCCTGGGCTTTGAGGTGGGGCACGGCAGCCTTGCACAGCAGAAAGGTGCCCTTCACATTCACGTCGAAGATACGGTCCCACTCGGCGGCCTCGAAGTTTTCGAGCAGGTTGAAAGAGCCTACGCCGGCGTTGCAGATGAGAATGTCGAGGCGGCCGAAGCGGGCCAGCGTCTCATCCACGATGCGCTGGGCGTCGTCTTCGTCCGAGACGTCGGCCGGTATGGCGAGGCCCTGGGTTTTGAGGGTCAGCTCGTCCAGCTCGGCGGCCGCGCGGGCTACGGCTACTACTCGGGCGCCTTGCAGGGCCAGCAGCAGGGCTATGGCCCGGCCGATGCCGCGGCTGGCGCCGGTGACAATGGCTACTTGGTCGGTGAGGTCGGTCATGTTGGTGGTTGGGTTTCTCGCAGTGTTGCGCAGGGTTGGCGCAGTGTTTCGCAGTGTTCTTATAAGCCGTTCACAAGGCGATGCATGTGCTCTTTGAGTGTTACGACGTTGAAATTTATCAGCAACCCAAGCTTTAGGTTCGATAATTTCAGGTAGGTCAGAAGTTGCTTAAAGTGGACATCTAGTAGAGCATCGACAGATTTAATTTCGACAATTACCTTCTCTTCAACTAGCAAATCCAGTCGAAAGCCTACATCCATCCGTTGATCAGCATACATCATGGGCAGTGGTACTTGGGCACGTACTCGAAGTCCGACTTGGCGTAGTTCGTACGCCAACGCCACTTCATACACCGACTCTAGCAACCCTGGCCCCAGCACAGTATGCACCTTATAGGCTGCTTTCCTTACCTCAAACGAAATATCATTCTCATGCATACGTCAGAACACTGCGAAACACTGCGCTAACACTGCGAGAAATAACTACCGCTTCAGCTCCACCACCCAAGCCGTCCGCCCCGGAATGCGCAGCGTCTTCAAATCACCAATAGCCGCGCCGGTTGTCACCTCCACCCCCGACGAAAACCCGTTGAGCCGCTCCGCAAAACGCCCCATGTCCACGGTTTTCTCGTCTTTGCCGGAGTTCATCATCACCATTACCGTGCCCTCATCCGAGTACCGGAAGTAGGTGTACACACCTTGGTCGGGAATAAAGTGCATGTACTTACCCGCGTGCAGCACCGGGTGCGACTTCCGGTAGTTCGCCAGCTTGCTCACGTAGTTGAAGGCTTCGGCTTCCGGGCCGGTGCGGGAGACGAATAGATTTTTCTTGTCGCCGGGCCAGCCGCCGGGGAAATCCTCGCGCACCTTGCCGTCGGGGTTGGAGAAGTTCTTCATCAGCACCTCGGTGCCGTAGTAGAGGTGGGGCGTGCCGCGGGTGGTGAGCAGCCAGGCCAGGCCCATCTTGTACTTGGCCATATCCTCGCCAATCACCGAGAAGAAGCGGCTCATGTCGTGGTTGTCCAGGAACACCACGTTGCGCATGGGGTTCTCATACATCCAGTCGTCGTGCAGGGTGTAGTACATGCGGTTGATGCCCTCGGTCCAGCCCGCATCTTTGGTCAGGGCCTCGTTGATGGCGTACTGGGCCTGGAAGTCGAGCACGCTGGGCAGGTTGCTCTTAAAGCCATCTACCTCGGGCAGAATGTTGCGGGCGAAGTAGGCCTGCTGGGCCGTGCCCTGCACCCAGGCTTCACCGAACATGCCCAGCTGCGGAAACTCCTCCAGCAGAGCCCGCCCGAAGTCCATGAGAAACTTCCGGTCCGAGTAGGTGTAGGTGTCGATGCGGTAGCCGTCGAGGCCGGTGTACTCCACCCACCACAAGAAGTTCTGAGTCAGGTAGGTGCTTACCAGCGGGTTGCTCTGATTCACGTCGGGCATGTGCACGTCGAACCAACCCTCCCCAAACTGCTTCCGGTCGTGCTGCGAAACGTAGGGGTCGTTGAAGGCCGCGTCGCGGAAGTTGCTGCGCGTGAAGCCGGGCCACTGATGAAACCAGTCTTTGGCGGGCTGGTCCCGGAACAGGTAGTTTTCGGAGCCCATGTGGTTGAGCACCACGTCGTGCACCACCTTCAGGCCGTTGCGGTGGGCGTTCTGCACGAAGCGCACGTAGTCCTCATTGGTGCCGTAGCGGCGGTCCACGGCGTAGTAGTCGGTGAGGGCGTAGCCGTGGTAGCTGGCTTTGGGCTGGTCGTTTTCCACCACCGGCGTAGGCCAGATGGCCGTTACGCCCAGCTCTTTTAGGTAGTCGAAGTGGTCCTCGATGCCTTTCAGGTCGCCGCCGTGGCGGGCGTACATGGAGTCGCGGGCCACGCCGGGCGCCTTCATGCCCTTGATGACGTCGTTTTTGGGGTTGCCATTGGCAAACCGGTCGGGCATGAGCAGGTACACGAAGTCCTGCGTGCCGATGCCTTGCACCTTGCTCTTGTCGGTGGGCGTAGTGCGCTGGCGCAGCTCATAGGCACAGGTCAGCTTCTTCGGCCCCGCAAACTCCAGCTGTAGCTTGCCCGGCCGGGCCTGGGGGCTGATGGTGAGGTTGACAATGAGGTAGTTAGGGTTTTCGAGCTTTTGGGTGCCGTCCAGGGCCACGCCCTCGTAGGCGCGCAGGCTGGCCTGGCTGCCCCCGATGCCGGGGCCGTACACCAACAGCTGAAGCTTGGGGTTTTTCATGCCCACCCACCAAAACGTAGGGTCGATGCGGGTGATGCCCGCGGCCTTGGGCGCCGGGGCCGGCTGCTCGGTTCGGAAATGGGTGCCGCCGGCTACGGCAGGAGCGGCTGCCGCAGCCAGCAGCGCGCCAGCCAGCAGAGGCAAAAAACGGGGAGAAATCATAGGGCAAGTGGGAATTCGGTGACAAGCCGACAAGGTACGGCGCGAACCGCCTGTCGCGCTACTCCCCAACGGGCCTTCACCGGTCCTGTACTGGCCGATTTCTAATGCTGAGTTGACCAAGACCCCAGCTCCACCTCCGGCCTACCTCGCTTGATGCGCGACATCCTGCGGGGGAGGGGCCGGGGACGAGATAACGCAACAGCCCCGGCGCCTGAAACCAGACGTCGGGGCTGCGGAAGATACGGGCGGGCCACTGGCCGCCGTTGAAGCTATTCAAAAAGTCGCCTGACCGTCATGCTGAGCTTGCCGAAGCATGACGGTCAGGCGACTTCCTCCTTTTTAGCTACAAGTCTACTGCAACTTAGCCAGCCAGAGCAAGGCGTTCAGGTGCAGGCGGGCGTGGCTGGGGTTTTCGTTCCAGCCGTCGTACACCGTGTTGCCGGGCGAGCCGGTGCCGTCGTCGGCCGGCGAGGAGTCGCCGACGATGACCACGCGGCCGGTGCCGAAGGTGCTGGAGGCGGCCATAGCCAGGCTGTTGCCCTGCCCGGCCGTGCTGCGCCACACCAGTCCCTGCACGGTGGCGTTGGTGGTGGGGTCGAGCGTCATGGTGGCGCCGTTGTGGAACGACAGCTGCGACACCGTGCCCTGCGAGTGGCCCATGGTGGTTTTTTAGCTTTTGCTGGTGGCCCGTTAGCTTTTTGCCGCGGCGGCGGTGCACCTTGCTCAACAGTCCGTAGTTTTCCGTTTTTTTGGTAGCCGACGTATGAGCAGCCTGCGGGCTGCTCCGGCGGCACCCGTTGTTTTTTCTTACCTCAGATTTCTCTCCCCCCTGCGCTCATGGCATTTGACTTTCAGATGTACACCCCCGCGCCGGAGTTCACCACTTCGGCGGCTTATTTTTCCATGGAATTCGCCCTGGATCAGGCGCTGAAAACCTATTCCGGTGGCCTGGGCTTCCTGGCCGGCTCCCACATGCGCTCGGCCTATGAGCTCCGGCAAAACCTGGTCGGCATTGGCATTCTGTGGAGCTTCGGCTACTACGACCAGGGCCGCAACGAGGACCTGAGCATGCGCGCCGACTTCCGCCTCAAGCACTACAGCTTCTTGCAGGATACCGGCCTGGTGTTTCCCATCACCATTCACAACGCCCAGGTGCTGGTGAAGGCCCTGTACCTGGCGCCGGAGATTTTCGGGACGGTGCCCATGTTCTTCCTCACCACCGACATTCCCGAAAACGACTACATCTCGCGCACCATCTCCCACCACCTCTACGACGCCGACACGGCCGCCCGCGTGGCCCAGAGCATTCTGCTGGGCGTGGGCGGGGGCAAGCTCCTGGACCTGCTGGGCCGCCAGACGGATGTGTACCACCTCAATGAAGGCCACGGCCTGCCCCTGGCTTTCTACCTCTACGACAAGCACGGCCGCAGCCAGGACGAAGTGCGTAAGCGCCTGGTGTTCACCACCCACACGCCCGAGCTGGCCGGCAACGAGGAGCACGACATCAAGCTGCTTCACGACATGTCGTTCTTCGGCAACGTGCCCCTGGACGAGGTGCGCCGCCTGGGCCTGATTGAGAAGGAGCGCCTCAACTACACGCTCACCGCTCTGCGCTTCGCGCGCATCTCGAACGGCGTGAGCAAGGTGCACGGCAAAGTAGCCAACGACATGTGGGGCCAGAACGCGGGCATCAGCCCCATCATTGCCATTACCAACTCCCAGAACGGCACCTATTGGCGCGACAAGCCCCTGGCTGCCGCCCTGGCCGCCGATGACGACGAGGCCCTGCTGGCCCGCAAGCGGGAGCTGAAAAAACAGCTTTTTGACATCGTGGCCGACCAGACCGGAACCCTGTTGGACCCCGACGCCCTCACGGTGGTGTGGGCTCGCCGCTTCGCCGGCTATAAGCGCGCCGACCTGATTCTGCGCCACTTCGAGCGGTTCCGGGCGCTGGTCACCAATCAGGACCGGCCGGTGCAGGTGATTTGGGCCGGCAAGCCCTACCCCAAAGACTACGGCGCCATCGGTCTGTTCAACGACATCATCCAGAAAACCAGCAAGTTCAAAACCTGCGCCGTGCTGACCGGCTACGAGCTGGCCCTGTCGGCGGCCCTGAAGAAGGGCTCCGACATTTGGCTGAACACGCCCCGCTTCCCCCGCGAAGCCTCCGGCACCAGTGGCATGACGGCCGCCATGAACGGCTGCGTGAGCCTGAGCATCCCCGACGGCTGGATTCCGGAGTTTGTGCGCCACGGCGAAAACGGCTTCCTGCTGCCCCTGGCCAACCTGCACGAGCCCGACCACGTGAAAGATGACATCGAAGCCAAAGGCGTGCTCGACGTACTCGAAAACGAAATCGTGCCCCTGTACTACGGCCAGCCCGCCGACTTCCTCGCCATCCGCAAAGCCGCCATGCGCGAAGTAGAGCCCGAGTTCGAGTCGCACCGCATGGCCACGGAGTACTACACGCAGATGTACAATAGGGGCTTAGGCTCTTAGGGACTTGGGGGCTTAGCTGAAAGACCTATTCTTACCGAGCATTGTGCGCATCAGGAAGAGTACGTAGGAGGGCAGGACTTTACCTGGCCACCAAACCCAGGTAGCGTATAACGCCAAGCCCGGCTCCCATCGTGGGGGCCGGGCTTGGCGTATGAGCCTGAGTCAGGCGAGGGCTCAAATTACTTCTCCACCGCCAGGTGCCGGACGGTACGCGGGCCACCGTCGCGCCGGAGCGCCACGGTGTAGACGCCCGCCGAAAGCTGCTGCACCAATACGGGCAGCTCGTTCCAGCCAGCGCGGCCGTGGTGCTGGATGCTGATCAGGCGGCGGCCCACCGCGTCGAATACATCAACCTGCACTGCCTCACTGGTTTTGGCTTGCCAACGGAGGGTAGCTTGTTCACGGGCGGGGTTGGGGTAAAGCTGCACCAGCTCATCTTGGCTGGCGGCCGGCGTCTGGCGGGTAGTCACGGGCAGCAGCACCGGCACAATCGACCAGGTTTCGACGCCACTATTGTTGCTCAGGCTATTAGGTGGCGTCGTGATGCGGTTGTAGGTCTGCTGGCGCACGCGCGCCGCATTCGGAATGGTGGCTAGGCCCCAGTTGTGGCAGGTCAGCAGGTCCGACTGCGCGGCTAGGGCCATGCGGGCGTACTCGCTGCGCCCGACGACCTTACCCGTGCCCGGCGCCGGGCCGAACCCGGTGGCGGCAAACGGCCCCGGCCCGTAGTTAATCGGCGAGGTAAACATGGCGGCCAGGGACGGGAAGATGACCCCGTTGGCGTCACGGTCCTCCAGGCTGATGTCGTTGACCATGGCCCCGGCGTTGGGCACTGGGCCTTGGTCGTCGTAGAAATCAACG
This region of Hymenobacter sp. YIM 151500-1 genomic DNA includes:
- a CDS encoding SDR family oxidoreductase, with the translated sequence MTDLTDQVAIVTGASRGIGRAIALLLALQGARVVAVARAAAELDELTLKTQGLAIPADVSDEDDAQRIVDETLARFGRLDILICNAGVGSFNLLENFEAAEWDRIFDVNVKGTFLLCKAAVPHLKAQGSGHIIGIASDVSRRTFEHGTIYGASKYAQDALLGSLRKEVRPYGVKVSTIYPGLVDTYFNDSKPGSPEAERTHLRPSDVAQAVRYVLEAPAHVVVDELMIHPLSQEW
- the glgP gene encoding alpha-glucan family phosphorylase, with the protein product MAFDFQMYTPAPEFTTSAAYFSMEFALDQALKTYSGGLGFLAGSHMRSAYELRQNLVGIGILWSFGYYDQGRNEDLSMRADFRLKHYSFLQDTGLVFPITIHNAQVLVKALYLAPEIFGTVPMFFLTTDIPENDYISRTISHHLYDADTAARVAQSILLGVGGGKLLDLLGRQTDVYHLNEGHGLPLAFYLYDKHGRSQDEVRKRLVFTTHTPELAGNEEHDIKLLHDMSFFGNVPLDEVRRLGLIEKERLNYTLTALRFARISNGVSKVHGKVANDMWGQNAGISPIIAITNSQNGTYWRDKPLAAALAADDDEALLARKRELKKQLFDIVADQTGTLLDPDALTVVWARRFAGYKRADLILRHFERFRALVTNQDRPVQVIWAGKPYPKDYGAIGLFNDIIQKTSKFKTCAVLTGYELALSAALKKGSDIWLNTPRFPREASGTSGMTAAMNGCVSLSIPDGWIPEFVRHGENGFLLPLANLHEPDHVKDDIEAKGVLDVLENEIVPLYYGQPADFLAIRKAAMREVEPEFESHRMATEYYTQMYNRGLGS
- a CDS encoding glycoside hydrolase family 13 protein gives rise to the protein MISPRFLPLLAGALLAAAAAPAVAGGTHFRTEQPAPAPKAAGITRIDPTFWWVGMKNPKLQLLVYGPGIGGSQASLRAYEGVALDGTQKLENPNYLIVNLTISPQARPGKLQLEFAGPKKLTCAYELRQRTTPTDKSKVQGIGTQDFVYLLMPDRFANGNPKNDVIKGMKAPGVARDSMYARHGGDLKGIEDHFDYLKELGVTAIWPTPVVENDQPKASYHGYALTDYYAVDRRYGTNEDYVRFVQNAHRNGLKVVHDVVLNHMGSENYLFRDQPAKDWFHQWPGFTRSNFRDAAFNDPYVSQHDRKQFGEGWFDVHMPDVNQSNPLVSTYLTQNFLWWVEYTGLDGYRIDTYTYSDRKFLMDFGRALLEEFPQLGMFGEAWVQGTAQQAYFARNILPEVDGFKSNLPSVLDFQAQYAINEALTKDAGWTEGINRMYYTLHDDWMYENPMRNVVFLDNHDMSRFFSVIGEDMAKYKMGLAWLLTTRGTPHLYYGTEVLMKNFSNPDGKVREDFPGGWPGDKKNLFVSRTGPEAEAFNYVSKLANYRKSHPVLHAGKYMHFIPDQGVYTYFRYSDEGTVMVMMNSGKDEKTVDMGRFAERLNGFSSGVEVTTGAAIGDLKTLRIPGRTAWVVELKR
- a CDS encoding GxxExxY protein, whose amino-acid sequence is MHENDISFEVRKAAYKVHTVLGPGLLESVYEVALAYELRQVGLRVRAQVPLPMMYADQRMDVGFRLDLLVEEKVIVEIKSVDALLDVHFKQLLTYLKLSNLKLGLLINFNVVTLKEHMHRLVNGL